One genomic segment of Mesoterricola silvestris includes these proteins:
- a CDS encoding acyl-CoA thioesterase: protein MKPILTGEIVLEVPFHDVDAMGVTWHGHYVKYLEIARTAMMRKVGLDWQQMKDWGVIWPVVTCNLKYIRPLKYGQSVRVQCSLLEYEQRIRIRYLLSDALTGERVHRAETIQLAVDTATGELLFECPRVLAQALEGVLS from the coding sequence ATGAAACCCATCCTCACCGGCGAGATCGTCCTCGAGGTGCCCTTCCACGACGTGGACGCCATGGGCGTGACCTGGCACGGGCACTACGTGAAGTACCTGGAGATCGCCCGCACCGCCATGATGCGAAAGGTGGGCCTGGACTGGCAGCAGATGAAGGATTGGGGCGTCATCTGGCCCGTGGTCACCTGCAACCTGAAGTACATCCGCCCCCTGAAGTACGGCCAGAGCGTTCGCGTCCAGTGCAGCCTGCTGGAGTACGAGCAGCGGATCCGCATCCGCTACCTGCTCTCCGACGCCCTCACCGGCGAACGGGTGCACCGGGCCGAGACCATCCAGCTGGCGGTGGACACCGCCACCGGCGAACTCCTGTTCGAGTGCCCCCGGGTCCTCGCCCAGGCCCTGGAAGGGGTCCTGTCGTGA
- a CDS encoding acyl carrier protein, translating to MPPKTQDEILQWVRAALKTNFQLDPRSVHLDSNLFTDLGLDSIDEVELAQHMQEFTGRRLAPDDFRVLCTVEDVVLSVQKMLEA from the coding sequence ATGCCGCCTAAGACCCAGGACGAGATTCTCCAGTGGGTCCGCGCCGCCCTGAAGACCAATTTCCAGCTGGATCCGCGCTCCGTGCACCTGGATTCCAACCTCTTCACCGACCTGGGCCTGGACAGCATCGACGAAGTCGAACTGGCCCAACACATGCAAGAATTCACGGGGCGGCGCCTGGCCCCCGACGACTTCCGGGTGCTCTGCACCGTGGAGGACGTGGTGCTCTCCGTGCAGAAGATGCTGGAGGCCTGA
- a CDS encoding AMP-binding protein, with protein sequence MARLDGIFAQDRPEAQVVALTGKGPRTFGDLARGAAAVAGRARAGGRWLLACEDPFAFAAGFLGLVLAGCAPVLPPNLLPGTLGALEADGLLRDADLADPSDNLPPSRPLGDGPVEFWTSGSTGSPKRVLRRFQDLVREVEVLEGLFGPLPAPVASTVPHLHIYGCLFRVFWPLATGQIFLSETCGDPARFLAAMGERPVLVSSPAHLARLPRLLPIAGLDLPAVFSSGGALEREDALAWRAAAPGGVVEVYGSTESGGIAWRNPGPDADSSRWTPFPDMSLAAAADGALLLSSPRVGPAGLRMEDAVALGADGRFALLGRLDRVVKIEEKRVSLPQVEAALKAHPLVRDAAVVLLEGRRRMLGAAIVLAGPADLEDPAVRRALGERLGAHLAASLEGPALPRRWRFLPELPRDARGKLRAGDLAALFAAAGNA encoded by the coding sequence GTGGCGCGGCTGGACGGCATCTTCGCCCAGGACCGGCCGGAGGCCCAGGTGGTGGCCCTCACCGGCAAGGGTCCCCGCACCTTCGGGGACCTGGCCCGGGGCGCCGCGGCGGTCGCCGGGAGGGCCCGGGCGGGGGGGCGCTGGCTCCTGGCCTGCGAGGACCCCTTCGCCTTCGCGGCGGGCTTCCTGGGCCTGGTGCTGGCCGGGTGCGCGCCGGTGCTGCCGCCCAATCTGCTGCCCGGCACCCTGGGGGCCCTGGAGGCCGACGGCCTCCTCCGGGACGCCGACCTGGCCGACCCATCGGACAACCTGCCGCCCAGCCGCCCCCTGGGGGACGGGCCCGTGGAATTCTGGACCTCCGGCAGCACCGGATCCCCCAAGCGTGTCCTGCGGCGCTTCCAGGACCTGGTGCGGGAGGTGGAGGTGCTGGAGGGGCTCTTCGGCCCCCTCCCGGCCCCGGTGGCCTCCACCGTGCCCCACCTGCACATCTACGGATGCCTGTTCCGGGTGTTCTGGCCCCTGGCCACCGGGCAGATCTTCCTGTCGGAGACCTGCGGGGACCCCGCGCGGTTCCTGGCCGCCATGGGCGAACGGCCCGTGCTGGTGAGCAGCCCCGCCCACCTCGCCCGGCTCCCCAGGCTCCTGCCCATCGCGGGCCTGGACCTGCCGGCGGTCTTCTCCTCCGGGGGGGCCCTGGAGCGGGAGGATGCCCTGGCGTGGCGGGCCGCGGCCCCCGGCGGGGTGGTGGAGGTGTACGGCAGCACCGAAAGCGGCGGCATCGCCTGGCGGAACCCCGGCCCCGACGCCGATTCCTCCCGGTGGACCCCCTTCCCGGACATGTCCCTGGCCGCGGCCGCCGACGGGGCCCTGCTCCTGAGCTCCCCGCGGGTGGGCCCCGCCGGCCTGCGCATGGAGGACGCCGTGGCCCTGGGCGCCGACGGGCGCTTCGCCCTGCTGGGGCGCCTGGACCGGGTGGTGAAGATCGAGGAGAAGCGGGTCTCCCTGCCCCAGGTGGAGGCGGCCCTGAAGGCCCACCCCCTGGTGCGGGACGCGGCGGTGGTGCTCCTGGAGGGCCGGCGCCGGATGCTGGGGGCGGCCATCGTCCTGGCCGGGCCCGCGGATCTGGAGGACCCCGCCGTGCGCCGCGCGCTGGGGGAGCGCCTGGGCGCGCACCTCGCGGCCTCCCTGGAGGGGCCGGCCCTTCCCCGGCGCTGGCGCTTCCTGCCCGAACTGCCCCGGGACGCCCGGGGAAAGCTGCGGGCCGGGGATCTGGCGGCCCTCTTCGCCGCCGCCGGTAATGCCTGA
- a CDS encoding HAL/PAL/TAL family ammonia-lyase, with protein sequence MGTVTVGRGPLCIEDVVAVATGSRPLALDRDPAFRARIQAGADFLAALLEGGTEVYGVTTGYGDSCTTAVPPDLVPELPAHLTRYHGCGLGRILDEDETLAVLVARLNSLAQGFSGVRWELLEALEGLVARRVLPRIPAEGSVGASGDLTPLSYVAATLIGEREATFRGEVRPAREALAEAGLEPLRLAPKEGLAIMNGTAVMTGLACLAFHRAEYLERLCCRLTALAVAALRGNRDHFHPRLFALKPHAGPRAAAARIHGDLGGPAEDLAVRLQDRYSIRCAPHVIGVLGDALSWVRRDVENELNSANDNPLLDPVDGLLLHGGHFYGGHIAFAMDGLKTAVANLADLMDRQLALLVDARYNNGLPQNLSGSRGPRAPINHGLKAVQIGASAWTAEALKLTLPASVFSRSTECHNQDKVSMGTISARDCLRVLELTEQVAAALALAVVQGLRLRDRQGDPAPGRLAPGARAFLESFGWLPFLEEDLPLDTTLRALLASIRNHDWSLYP encoded by the coding sequence ATGGGTACCGTCACCGTGGGCCGCGGGCCCCTGTGCATCGAGGACGTGGTGGCGGTGGCCACCGGGTCCCGGCCCCTGGCCCTGGACCGGGACCCGGCCTTCCGCGCCCGCATCCAGGCCGGGGCCGATTTCCTGGCCGCGCTCCTGGAGGGCGGCACCGAGGTCTACGGCGTCACCACCGGCTACGGCGACTCCTGCACCACCGCCGTGCCCCCGGACCTGGTGCCCGAACTGCCCGCCCATCTCACCCGGTACCACGGCTGCGGCCTGGGCCGCATCCTCGACGAGGACGAGACCCTGGCCGTGCTGGTGGCGCGCCTGAACTCCCTGGCCCAGGGTTTTTCCGGGGTGCGGTGGGAGCTGCTGGAGGCCCTGGAGGGCCTCGTGGCGCGCCGGGTCCTGCCCCGCATCCCCGCCGAAGGCTCCGTGGGGGCCAGCGGCGACCTCACGCCCCTTTCGTACGTGGCCGCCACCCTCATCGGCGAACGGGAGGCCACCTTCCGCGGGGAGGTGCGCCCGGCCCGGGAGGCCCTGGCGGAGGCGGGGCTGGAACCCCTGCGCCTGGCCCCCAAGGAGGGCCTGGCCATCATGAACGGCACCGCCGTCATGACCGGCCTGGCCTGCCTCGCCTTCCACCGGGCGGAGTACCTGGAGCGCCTCTGCTGCCGGCTCACGGCCCTGGCCGTGGCGGCCCTGCGGGGCAACCGGGACCACTTCCACCCGCGGCTCTTCGCCCTCAAGCCCCACGCCGGGCCCCGGGCCGCCGCCGCGCGCATCCACGGGGACCTGGGCGGCCCCGCCGAGGACCTGGCGGTGCGCCTCCAGGACCGCTATTCCATCCGCTGCGCCCCCCACGTCATCGGGGTGCTGGGCGACGCCCTGTCCTGGGTGCGCCGGGACGTGGAGAACGAGCTCAACAGCGCCAACGACAACCCGCTCCTGGACCCCGTGGACGGGCTCCTGCTCCACGGCGGCCATTTCTACGGCGGGCACATCGCCTTCGCCATGGACGGCCTCAAGACCGCCGTGGCCAACCTCGCGGACCTCATGGACCGCCAGCTGGCGCTGCTGGTGGATGCCCGCTACAACAACGGCCTCCCCCAGAACCTCTCCGGCTCCCGGGGCCCCCGGGCCCCCATCAACCACGGCCTCAAGGCCGTGCAGATCGGCGCCAGCGCCTGGACCGCCGAGGCCCTCAAGCTCACCCTGCCCGCCTCGGTCTTCTCCCGGTCCACCGAGTGCCACAACCAGGACAAGGTGAGCATGGGCACCATCTCCGCCCGGGACTGCCTGCGGGTGCTGGAGCTCACGGAGCAGGTGGCCGCGGCCCTGGCCCTGGCCGTGGTGCAGGGCCTGCGCCTGAGGGACCGCCAGGGGGACCCCGCCCCGGGCCGGCTCGCCCCCGGCGCCCGGGCCTTCCTGGAATCCTTCGGGTGGCTGCCCTTCCTGGAGGAGGACCTCCCCCTGGACACCACCCTGCGCGCCCTCCTGGCGTCCATCCGGAACCACGACTGGAGCCTCTACCCATGA
- a CDS encoding ApeI family dehydratase, with protein MRFPASARVAPAGPEGSAAFALELDPELLGFQGHFPGNPILPGVVQVDWAIHFAEAAFGPLGAFRGLEHLKFTDIVRPGQALTLTLALDPARESLRFAFQDGDTRKACGIIHFQGNT; from the coding sequence ATGAGGTTCCCCGCGAGCGCCCGGGTCGCGCCGGCCGGGCCTGAGGGAAGCGCCGCCTTCGCCCTGGAGCTGGACCCGGAGCTCCTGGGCTTCCAGGGGCACTTCCCCGGCAACCCCATCCTGCCCGGGGTGGTGCAGGTGGACTGGGCCATCCATTTCGCCGAGGCCGCCTTCGGCCCCCTGGGGGCCTTCCGGGGCCTCGAGCACCTGAAATTCACGGATATCGTCCGCCCCGGCCAGGCCCTCACCCTCACCCTCGCCCTGGACCCCGCCCGGGAATCCCTCCGCTTCGCCTTCCAGGACGGCGATACCCGCAAGGCCTGCGGCATCATCCACTTCCAAGGAAACACATAG
- a CDS encoding LolA family protein gives MRRAAWFLLAPALCAQAVPEALTAHLKATAVLHADFTQTRRLAALSRPLKSSGSLVVSRELGVLWRMAKPLPLTVAAGPKGVLEVDAAGRRKLQTTKDTPMVARMGEIMKSLLEGRWSALDGLFTVKGESGRDGAWTIHLTPAPQTAAFIKAVRIRGAAFIETIHVDEPSGDTMDLTFFNFRPEAPLTAEERRLLSFE, from the coding sequence GTGAGGCGCGCGGCCTGGTTCCTCCTGGCCCCGGCCCTCTGCGCCCAGGCGGTGCCCGAGGCGCTCACCGCCCACCTGAAGGCCACCGCCGTCCTGCACGCGGACTTCACCCAGACCCGCAGGCTCGCCGCCCTTTCCCGGCCCCTGAAGTCCTCGGGCAGCCTCGTGGTCTCCCGGGAGCTGGGCGTCCTGTGGCGCATGGCCAAGCCCCTGCCCCTCACGGTGGCCGCCGGACCCAAGGGCGTCCTGGAGGTGGACGCCGCCGGGCGCCGCAAGCTCCAGACCACCAAGGACACCCCCATGGTGGCCCGCATGGGCGAGATCATGAAGTCGCTCCTGGAAGGCCGCTGGAGCGCCCTGGACGGGCTCTTCACCGTGAAGGGGGAATCCGGCAGGGACGGCGCGTGGACCATCCACCTCACCCCCGCGCCCCAGACCGCGGCCTTCATCAAGGCCGTGCGCATCCGCGGCGCCGCCTTCATCGAGACCATCCACGTGGATGAGCCTTCGGGCGACACCATGGACCTGACGTTTTTCAACTTCCGCCCCGAGGCCCCCCTGACGGCCGAGGAACGGCGCCTCCTTTCCTTCGAGTAG
- a CDS encoding acyl carrier protein, with translation MTTVNPTRDEILAQLRTILANSFELAPERITLEAHLFTDLDLDSIDAVELAIQLQEITGRRVKAEEFKHVRTVADVVEAVHQMLQAR, from the coding sequence ATGACCACCGTCAACCCCACCCGGGACGAGATCCTCGCGCAGCTGAGGACCATCCTCGCCAACTCCTTCGAGCTGGCCCCGGAGCGCATCACCCTGGAGGCCCATCTCTTCACGGATCTGGATCTGGACAGCATCGACGCGGTGGAGCTGGCCATCCAGCTCCAGGAGATCACCGGAAGGCGGGTGAAGGCGGAGGAGTTCAAGCACGTGCGCACGGTGGCGGACGTGGTGGAGGCGGTCCACCAGATGCTGCAGGCCAGATGA